A single region of the Stigmatella erecta genome encodes:
- a CDS encoding cytochrome P450, translated as MHLVPGPGLPAVLQIARYRFQPFAFLDECASRYGDLFTVRFPILGPLVCVSRPDSIRRLFAASAEELRLGEANDIFRPLFGERSISVLDGPSHLKLRRLSVPLFQGEQSYAWTDMILEVAARRTRRWRPGTTLSLRQEMEALTLEVILRALLGLEDPAQLALASRHARTMVDWSASPFGTLLMVPALRRDFGPLTPWKGYHRDLSTLAELVMAQVARRRRAGNAAGRQDLLSRLMTAPSEDKALSDEELKDLLLMLLFAGYETTATSLCWAFEALLSHPQERAWVEEELQGVTGGQPPAAAHLEHLGRLDSAIKEVLRLFPVVPILGMARRAVQPFTLQGITFPVGTKLVPTSYLAQRRADVYPEPTRFQAARFLEAKPDPAAWLPFGGGLRRCVGLPFALHELKAVLAHVLGQTRLRLTRPTPPPAALEGITVGPRGGTRVEVDAVRA; from the coding sequence ATGCATCTCGTTCCTGGGCCTGGTCTCCCGGCGGTTCTTCAGATTGCCCGGTACCGCTTCCAGCCCTTTGCGTTTCTCGATGAATGCGCAAGCCGCTACGGCGATCTCTTCACCGTGCGTTTCCCTATCCTGGGACCGCTTGTCTGCGTGAGCCGCCCCGACAGCATTCGCCGCCTCTTCGCCGCCAGCGCCGAGGAGCTGCGCCTGGGCGAGGCCAATGACATTTTCCGGCCCCTGTTTGGCGAGCGCTCCATTTCGGTGCTCGATGGGCCCAGCCACCTGAAGCTGCGGCGTCTGTCCGTGCCCCTGTTCCAGGGTGAGCAGTCCTATGCGTGGACGGACATGATTCTGGAGGTGGCCGCGCGCCGCACCCGCCGCTGGCGCCCCGGAACCACCCTGTCCCTGCGCCAGGAAATGGAGGCCTTGACGCTGGAGGTCATTCTGCGCGCCCTGCTGGGCCTGGAGGATCCCGCCCAGCTCGCGCTCGCCAGCCGCCATGCGCGCACCATGGTGGACTGGTCCGCGTCTCCCTTTGGAACCCTGCTCATGGTGCCCGCGCTCCGGAGAGATTTCGGGCCCCTCACCCCCTGGAAAGGCTACCACCGCGACCTGAGTACACTGGCGGAGCTGGTCATGGCGCAGGTGGCCCGGCGCCGCCGCGCGGGCAATGCCGCCGGGCGCCAGGATCTGCTCTCCCGGCTGATGACCGCCCCCAGCGAGGACAAGGCGCTGAGCGACGAGGAGCTGAAGGACCTGCTCCTCATGCTGCTGTTCGCGGGCTACGAGACGACGGCCACCTCCCTGTGCTGGGCCTTCGAGGCCCTGCTCTCCCACCCCCAGGAGCGGGCGTGGGTGGAGGAGGAGCTCCAGGGCGTCACCGGCGGGCAGCCTCCGGCCGCGGCGCACCTGGAGCACCTGGGGCGCCTGGACTCCGCCATCAAGGAGGTGCTGCGCCTGTTTCCAGTGGTGCCCATTCTGGGCATGGCGCGGCGCGCGGTGCAGCCCTTCACGCTCCAGGGCATCACCTTCCCGGTGGGCACCAAGCTGGTGCCCACGAGCTACCTGGCCCAGCGCCGGGCGGACGTCTACCCCGAGCCCACGCGCTTCCAGGCCGCGCGCTTCCTGGAGGCCAAGCCGGACCCCGCCGCGTGGCTGCCCTTTGGCGGCGGGCTGCGCCGCTGCGTGGGGCTGCCCTTCGCGCTGCACGAGCTGAAAGCCGTGCTGGCCCACGTGCTTGGCCAGACACGGCTGCGCCTGACGCGCCCCACGCCCCCGCCCGCGGCCCTGGAGGGCATCACCGTGGGGCCCCGCGGCGGGACGCGGGTGGAGGTTGACGCCGTGCGGGCCTAG
- a CDS encoding class I SAM-dependent methyltransferase, whose translation MPPVHAPPYARVILEHLHGGDAGLNQLFGRHIHWGWWEDGRTADGTLPDFEAAADRMCHQLFEAAALRDGLHVLDAGCGFGGTLATLDARQQDVSLTGLNIDARQLERARQQVRASPGNTVTFVEGDACAMPFPDASFDVVLAVECIFHFPDRQRFFEEARRVLRPGGRLVVSDFVPRRPLVPALAAQDVLFGAYQRRVSGHVDIRYPLPRYRALAQKTGFLSLAERDITANTLPTYGVVRRMMTPRFGAQAALSLAGLMTLELVTRLDLLRYMILSFSRR comes from the coding sequence ATGCCTCCAGTGCATGCTCCCCCTTATGCCCGGGTCATCCTGGAGCACCTCCACGGCGGTGATGCGGGCTTGAACCAGCTGTTTGGCCGTCACATCCACTGGGGTTGGTGGGAGGACGGGCGCACGGCGGATGGCACCCTGCCAGACTTTGAAGCCGCCGCGGACCGCATGTGTCATCAGCTGTTCGAGGCCGCGGCGCTGCGCGATGGCCTGCACGTGCTGGATGCCGGGTGTGGCTTTGGCGGAACGCTCGCCACGCTCGATGCCCGGCAGCAGGATGTTTCATTGACAGGTTTGAACATCGACGCGCGGCAACTGGAGCGGGCCCGGCAGCAGGTGCGGGCAAGCCCTGGCAACACGGTCACCTTCGTGGAAGGGGATGCGTGCGCCATGCCCTTTCCAGACGCCTCGTTTGACGTGGTGCTGGCCGTTGAATGCATATTTCATTTCCCGGACCGCCAGCGCTTCTTCGAGGAGGCCCGCCGCGTGCTGCGCCCCGGGGGGCGCCTCGTGGTCTCGGATTTCGTCCCCCGGCGGCCCCTGGTGCCGGCGCTGGCCGCGCAGGATGTGCTCTTCGGGGCCTATCAGCGCCGCGTCTCGGGCCACGTGGACATCCGCTACCCGCTGCCGCGCTACCGCGCCCTCGCCCAGAAGACGGGCTTCCTGTCCCTGGCCGAGCGTGACATCACCGCCAACACCCTGCCCACGTACGGCGTGGTGCGGCGGATGATGACCCCGCGCTTCGGCGCGCAGGCGGCCCTGTCGCTGGCGGGCTTGATGACGCTCGAGCTCGTCACGCGGCTGGACCTGCTCCGGTACATGATTCTCTCCTTTTCCCGGCGCTGA
- a CDS encoding trifunctional serine/threonine-protein kinase/ATP-binding protein/sensor histidine kinase: MRNPPGFTISEVLQSDETGWLARAERHQQRVLVRMPQEEFPSLEELARLKYGHELSAGLDTPGIVQVLDLTRHGNSVIQTMDDFGGVPLKTYQAQASGSIKGVLEIGLQLAKVVGELHRRRIIHKNLQPASILVHPRTRETRLFNFDIASRLNVENPDFISPEQLDGNLAYISPEQTGRMNRSLDYRTDLYSLGVTLYELLTGQLPFQATDMMALVYSHLAVTPAAPHLLRPEIPRALSAVVMKLLAKNADDRYQSAYGLSMDLKLCLEQLASLGTIPDFHPGEQDVSATFHIPQKLYGREVDAARLDDAFNRVCQEGRTELLLVTGYSGVGKSSLVHEVHLPLVRQRGYYGAGKFDQLQNAPYAAWIQAFDGLIRQLLAESEERIASWKQRLLAALGDNGRVVTDLIPQMELIIGPQPPVPPMLATESQNRFNLVFQQLVACCASAEHPLVLFLDDLQWADAASLFLLQRVAADPSIRSLLVIGAYRDNEVRAGHALLSVLGELRREAAVTEISLSPLGVHSTQQLLADTVDRPVEEVAELAQLVFKKTQGNPFFLAQFIRSLNARGLLTFDPERGRWQWDLEQIQGESITDNVADLMAERIASLPEAAREALKRASCIGNRFSLDLLAAISGQAPEQTAVTLWDAVQTGLLLPIGNAYKYVHNSGAWPTSASPGETRYEFLHDRVQEAAYALMTKDVREQLHLRIGRLLLQNTPEDQRPAAIFDIVNQLNQAEELIDSLEEREELAKLNLLAGIRAKASTAYIAALKYLRVSTRLLPSSIWERQYGLALALHKNLSESHFLVGQFEDAEKGFRLVLERAKSPEQKHEIYHLMIELFVSRGQYIQVIQPALEGMKVLGLEIPQDAEAIAAAAAREKQTLEADRAARPIASLAGLPEATDPMERARILLFSQALSYAAYTHPHLFALMSPLALNRARAHGHAPGSATSYAMYALGHGPATGDYAQAHEYGRLALTLAEKVGSRSEPPLAQFIFAAYPNPWCRPFESSLRLLDQAFQGCLANNMLVWASQCSLHFGVLGQLGKEDLETQHGRLQRHVDFYRRSGSQYLWSIHQIRVSQRSLLRLMDAAPPSDGLEWPSEDALVEKLENPSVLSAAYIMWMRSAFLMDDTAGALGYLRKAEPRLGLAYGWVIQSEFQFYQGLLLAALYPQATAEEKAATAKTLAESIGKFAGYRKLCAENFQHKHLLLLAEQARISGADGQAMALYDEAIEAAARAELSQDEALANELAARFYLSQGRKRVARTYLEDAHHAYGRWGAHGKVAALERQYPELLGADTAAAQGTSTAGETLDLSTVLKASQAISGEIVLQELLEKLMRISLENAGAQRGVLLLRGENPLVVEGQLGEDGVTEVKVRAATPELPGDVPATIVRYVERTGERVVLKEATREGHFQMDAYIAGQRPRSVLCLQVMKQKQPLGVLYLENRLVAGAFTPKRCRLLEVLSAQAAISLENARLYDTLDQRVRERTRELRASNEELSHTLKQLKQMQAQLVMKEKLASLGALTSGVAHELKNPLNFIKNFALLSVDLAQELQELLADPSKLQSPTDRDALTELSTSLKENAAHISEHSTRADSIVHSMLELSRTGRGGPLAEVNLHDLLKQSVELARQEFRMAHPAFEVAVQTHFDGELPPVEVMPQALGRALLNLVNNACYAIEARRKKGEAGFMPELSVRTRNLQNAVEIRIRDNGTGIPESIRGKIFNPFFTSKPTGQGTGLGLAIGHDIIVQGHGGTLDFTTEEWKYTEFVVTIPRRTPSSAPGEGD; this comes from the coding sequence ATGCGCAATCCGCCAGGCTTCACCATCTCCGAGGTGCTCCAGTCGGACGAGACCGGCTGGCTCGCGCGCGCCGAGCGTCACCAGCAGCGGGTGCTCGTGCGCATGCCCCAGGAGGAGTTTCCCTCCCTGGAAGAGCTGGCCCGGCTGAAGTATGGCCACGAGCTGAGCGCGGGCCTGGACACGCCGGGCATCGTCCAGGTGCTGGACCTGACGCGCCACGGCAACAGCGTCATCCAGACGATGGACGACTTTGGCGGCGTGCCGCTGAAGACGTACCAGGCGCAGGCCAGCGGCTCGATCAAGGGCGTGCTGGAGATTGGCCTCCAGCTGGCCAAGGTGGTGGGCGAGCTGCACCGCCGCCGCATCATCCACAAGAACCTCCAGCCGGCCTCCATCCTGGTGCACCCGCGCACGCGGGAGACGCGGCTGTTCAACTTCGACATCGCCTCGCGCCTCAACGTCGAGAACCCGGACTTCATCTCCCCCGAGCAGCTCGACGGCAACCTCGCGTACATCTCCCCCGAGCAGACGGGGCGGATGAACCGCAGCCTGGACTACCGCACGGACCTGTACTCGCTGGGCGTCACGCTCTACGAGCTGCTCACCGGCCAGCTGCCCTTCCAGGCCACGGACATGATGGCGCTCGTCTACAGCCACCTGGCCGTCACCCCGGCGGCCCCGCACCTGCTGCGCCCGGAGATTCCGCGCGCGCTCTCCGCGGTGGTGATGAAGCTCCTGGCGAAGAACGCGGATGACCGCTACCAGAGCGCCTACGGGCTCTCCATGGACCTGAAGCTGTGCCTGGAGCAGCTCGCCTCCCTGGGCACCATCCCCGACTTCCACCCGGGCGAGCAGGACGTCTCGGCCACCTTCCACATTCCGCAGAAGCTCTATGGCCGCGAGGTGGACGCCGCCCGGCTGGACGACGCCTTCAACCGCGTCTGCCAGGAGGGGCGCACCGAGCTGCTGCTCGTCACCGGCTACTCCGGCGTGGGCAAGTCCTCGCTCGTCCATGAAGTCCACCTGCCGCTCGTGCGCCAGCGCGGCTACTACGGCGCGGGCAAGTTCGATCAGCTCCAGAACGCCCCGTACGCGGCGTGGATTCAGGCCTTCGACGGGCTCATCCGCCAGCTGCTCGCCGAGAGCGAGGAGCGCATCGCCTCCTGGAAGCAGCGGCTGCTCGCGGCGCTGGGGGACAACGGCCGGGTGGTGACGGACCTGATTCCGCAGATGGAGCTCATCATCGGCCCGCAGCCGCCCGTGCCGCCGATGCTCGCCACCGAGTCCCAGAACCGCTTCAACCTGGTGTTCCAGCAGCTCGTGGCCTGCTGCGCGAGCGCCGAGCACCCGCTCGTGCTGTTCCTGGACGACTTGCAGTGGGCGGACGCCGCCTCGCTCTTCCTGCTGCAGCGCGTGGCCGCCGACCCCAGCATCCGCTCCCTGCTGGTGATTGGCGCCTACCGCGACAACGAGGTGCGCGCCGGGCACGCGCTGCTGTCCGTGCTGGGCGAGCTGCGCCGCGAGGCGGCCGTCACGGAAATCTCCCTGAGCCCGCTGGGGGTGCACAGCACGCAGCAGCTGCTGGCGGACACCGTGGACCGGCCCGTGGAGGAGGTGGCCGAGCTGGCGCAGCTCGTCTTCAAGAAGACGCAGGGCAACCCCTTCTTCCTCGCGCAGTTCATCCGCTCGCTGAACGCCCGGGGCCTGCTGACGTTCGACCCGGAGCGGGGCCGCTGGCAGTGGGACCTGGAGCAGATTCAGGGCGAGTCCATCACGGACAACGTGGCGGACCTCATGGCCGAGCGCATCGCCAGCCTGCCCGAGGCGGCGCGCGAGGCGCTCAAGCGCGCCTCCTGCATCGGCAACCGGTTCAGCCTGGACCTGCTGGCGGCCATCAGCGGCCAGGCGCCGGAGCAGACGGCCGTCACCCTGTGGGACGCGGTGCAGACGGGGCTGCTCCTGCCCATCGGCAACGCCTACAAGTACGTGCACAACAGCGGCGCCTGGCCCACCTCGGCGTCGCCCGGGGAGACGCGCTACGAGTTCCTCCACGACCGCGTGCAGGAGGCCGCCTACGCCCTGATGACCAAGGACGTGCGCGAGCAGCTCCACCTGCGCATCGGCCGGCTGCTGCTCCAGAACACCCCGGAGGACCAGCGCCCGGCGGCCATCTTCGACATCGTCAACCAGCTCAACCAGGCCGAGGAGCTGATCGACTCGCTGGAGGAGCGCGAGGAGCTGGCCAAGCTCAACCTGCTGGCGGGCATCCGCGCCAAGGCCTCCACCGCGTACATCGCGGCCCTCAAGTACCTGCGCGTGAGCACCCGGCTGCTGCCCAGCAGCATCTGGGAGCGCCAGTACGGGCTGGCGCTGGCGCTGCACAAGAACCTCTCGGAGAGCCACTTCCTCGTGGGGCAGTTCGAGGACGCGGAGAAGGGCTTCCGGCTGGTGCTGGAGCGCGCGAAGTCGCCCGAGCAGAAGCATGAAATCTACCACCTGATGATCGAGCTGTTCGTGAGCCGCGGACAGTACATCCAGGTGATTCAGCCCGCGCTGGAGGGGATGAAGGTGCTGGGGCTGGAGATTCCGCAGGACGCGGAGGCCATCGCCGCCGCCGCCGCCCGGGAGAAGCAGACGCTGGAGGCGGACCGGGCCGCGCGCCCCATCGCCAGCCTGGCGGGGCTGCCCGAGGCGACCGACCCGATGGAGCGGGCGCGCATCCTGCTCTTCTCCCAGGCGCTGAGCTACGCGGCGTACACCCACCCGCACCTGTTCGCGTTGATGTCGCCCCTGGCGCTCAACCGCGCGCGGGCGCATGGCCACGCGCCGGGCTCGGCCACCTCCTACGCCATGTACGCCCTGGGCCATGGCCCCGCCACGGGCGACTACGCCCAGGCCCACGAGTACGGGCGCCTGGCGCTCACCCTGGCCGAGAAGGTGGGCAGCCGCAGCGAGCCGCCCCTGGCGCAGTTCATCTTCGCCGCCTACCCCAACCCGTGGTGCCGCCCGTTCGAGTCCTCCCTGCGCCTGCTGGACCAGGCCTTCCAGGGCTGCCTCGCCAACAACATGCTCGTCTGGGCCTCGCAGTGCTCGCTGCACTTCGGGGTGCTGGGGCAGCTGGGCAAGGAGGACCTGGAGACGCAGCACGGGCGCCTGCAGCGGCACGTGGACTTCTACCGCCGCAGCGGCTCGCAGTACCTCTGGTCCATCCATCAGATCCGCGTCTCCCAGCGCAGCCTGCTGCGGCTGATGGACGCGGCGCCGCCCTCGGACGGGCTGGAGTGGCCCAGCGAGGACGCGCTGGTGGAGAAGCTGGAGAACCCCTCGGTGCTCAGCGCCGCGTACATCATGTGGATGCGCTCGGCGTTCCTGATGGACGACACCGCCGGGGCGCTGGGCTACCTGCGCAAGGCGGAGCCGCGGCTGGGGCTGGCGTACGGGTGGGTCATCCAGTCCGAGTTCCAGTTCTACCAGGGGCTCCTGCTGGCGGCGCTCTACCCCCAGGCCACGGCCGAGGAGAAGGCCGCCACCGCGAAGACGCTGGCGGAGAGCATCGGGAAGTTCGCGGGCTACCGGAAGCTGTGCGCCGAGAACTTCCAGCACAAGCACCTGCTGCTCCTGGCCGAGCAGGCCCGCATCTCCGGGGCGGACGGCCAGGCGATGGCGCTGTATGACGAGGCCATCGAGGCGGCGGCCCGGGCGGAGCTCTCCCAGGACGAGGCGCTGGCCAACGAGCTGGCGGCGCGCTTCTACCTCTCCCAGGGCCGCAAGCGCGTGGCGCGCACGTACCTGGAGGACGCGCACCACGCCTACGGCCGCTGGGGCGCGCACGGCAAGGTCGCCGCGCTGGAGCGCCAGTACCCGGAGCTGCTGGGGGCGGACACGGCCGCCGCGCAGGGGACGAGCACGGCCGGCGAGACGCTGGACCTGTCCACGGTGCTCAAGGCCTCCCAGGCCATCTCCGGGGAAATCGTCCTCCAGGAGCTGCTCGAGAAGCTGATGCGCATCAGCCTGGAGAACGCGGGCGCGCAGCGCGGCGTGCTGCTGCTCCGGGGCGAGAACCCGCTGGTGGTGGAGGGCCAGCTCGGCGAGGACGGCGTCACCGAGGTGAAGGTCCGCGCCGCCACGCCGGAGCTGCCCGGGGACGTGCCGGCCACCATCGTCCGGTACGTGGAGCGCACCGGCGAGCGCGTGGTGCTGAAGGAGGCCACGCGCGAGGGGCACTTCCAGATGGACGCGTACATCGCGGGCCAGCGGCCCCGCTCGGTGCTGTGCCTCCAGGTGATGAAGCAGAAGCAGCCCCTGGGGGTGCTCTACCTGGAGAACCGGCTGGTGGCGGGGGCCTTCACCCCCAAGCGCTGCCGGTTGCTGGAGGTGCTCTCGGCCCAGGCCGCCATCTCGCTGGAGAACGCGCGGCTCTACGACACGCTGGATCAGCGGGTGCGCGAGCGCACGCGGGAGCTGCGCGCGAGCAACGAGGAGCTGTCCCACACGCTCAAGCAGCTCAAGCAGATGCAGGCGCAACTCGTCATGAAGGAGAAGCTCGCCTCGCTGGGCGCGCTCACCTCGGGGGTGGCCCACGAGCTGAAGAACCCCCTGAACTTCATCAAGAACTTCGCGCTGCTCTCGGTGGACCTCGCCCAGGAGCTGCAGGAGCTGCTGGCCGACCCCTCGAAGCTCCAGAGCCCCACGGACCGGGACGCGCTGACGGAGCTGTCCACCTCGCTCAAGGAGAACGCGGCGCACATCAGCGAGCACAGCACGCGCGCGGACTCCATCGTGCACTCGATGCTGGAGCTGTCGCGCACGGGCCGGGGCGGGCCCCTGGCGGAGGTGAACCTGCACGACTTGCTCAAGCAGTCCGTGGAGCTGGCCCGCCAGGAGTTCCGCATGGCGCACCCCGCCTTCGAGGTGGCGGTGCAGACGCACTTCGACGGCGAGCTGCCGCCGGTGGAGGTCATGCCCCAGGCGCTGGGCCGGGCGCTGCTCAACCTGGTGAACAACGCGTGCTACGCCATCGAGGCCCGGCGCAAGAAGGGCGAGGCGGGGTTCATGCCCGAGCTGTCCGTGCGCACGCGCAACCTGCAGAACGCGGTGGAGATCCGCATCCGGGACAACGGCACGGGGATTCCCGAGAGCATCCGGGGCAAGATTTTCAATCCCTTCTTCACCAGCAAGCCCACCGGCCAGGGCACGGGCCTGGGGTTGGCCATCGGCCATGACATCATCGTCCAGGGCCACGGCGGCACGTTGGACTTCACCACCGAGGAGTGGAAGTACACCGAGTTCGTCGTCACGATTCCCCGGCGCACGCCGTCCTCCGCCCCGGGCGAGGGCGACTAG